From a single Lolium rigidum isolate FL_2022 chromosome 7, APGP_CSIRO_Lrig_0.1, whole genome shotgun sequence genomic region:
- the LOC124674130 gene encoding uncharacterized protein LOC124674130 — MEPAATRKWPGQGALTRALLLGVAALALRLLYGAFVAVGGGGGWAPYPAVPAATVVARRTHVQAGSPEAWRSREWRRAVDFHAEALGRHLADGLLDTSSRAVCLGGAQEALALRELGVSGAVAVAKKRSPPLAVAGDDRRLPFPASSVDFVFAGRALDTSKHPSDLAAEAARILKPDAHLVVLTSSAGDAYSRRSLQTLLPTLQLVRSREINGPDGSALRELVFQKLNATPAYTSSAHNCTIGDHKLHLLTRAEPLIQEEPLKPWLTLKRNIRNIKYLPELADISFKRRYVYVDVGARSYGSSIGSWFRKQYPKQNHTFEVFAIEADPAFHPEYATRKGVTLLPYAAWVKNETLSFEINGDPGKEDEAKANGRGMGRIRPTAGKKMSGKVRSVPAFDFAEWLKQTVSEQDYVVMKMDVEGTEFDLIPRLFDTGAICLVDEVFLECHYNRWQKCCPGERSPKYQNTYEECLELFSSLRESGVLVHQWF, encoded by the coding sequence ATGGAGCCGGCGGCGACGCGGAAGTGGCCCGGGCAGGGCGCcctcacgcgcgcgctcctcctcggcgTCGCCGCCCTCGCGCTGCGCCTCCTCTACGGGGCCTTCgtcgccgtcggcggcggcggcggctgggcgccCTACCCGGCCGTGCCCGCCGCCACCGTAGTCGCCAGGAGGACCCACGTCCAGGCCGGGTCGCCGGAGGCGTGGCGCAGCCGCGAGTGGCGCCGGGCCGTGGACTTCCACGCCGAGGCCCTCGGCCGGCACCTCGCCGACGGCCTCCTCGACACCTCCTCCCGCGCCGTCTGCCTCGGCGGCGCGCAGGAGGCGCTCGCGCTGCGGGAGCTCGGCGTctccggcgccgtcgccgtcgcgaaGAAGcgctcgccgccgctcgccgtcgccggggacgaccgccgcctccccttccccgCGTCCTCCGTGGACTTCGTGTTCGCCGGCCGCGCGCTGGACACCTCCAAACACCCATCCGACCTcgccgccgaggccgcgcggATCTTAAAGCCGGACGCTCACCTCGTCGTGCTCACGTCCAGCGCCGGGGACGCCTACAGCCGCCGCTCGCTCCAAACCCTGCTCCCAACCTTGCAGTTAGTCCGATCTCGCGAGATCAACGGCCCCGACGGGTCCGCACTCCGGGAGCTGGTCTTCCAGAAGCTCAACGCCACTCCGGCGTACACCTCTTCAGCCCACAACTGCACGATCGGGGATCACAAGCTCCACCTCCTGACGCGCGCGGAGCCACTGATCCAGGAGGAGCCGCTGAAGCCGTGGCTCACGCTGAAGCGGAACATCCGGAACATCAAGTACCTTCCAGAGCTCGCCGACATCAGCTTCAAGCGCCGGTACGTGTACGTCGATGTTGGCGCGCGCAGCTACGGGTCCAGCATCGGGAGCTGGTTCCGGAAGCAGTACCCCAAGCAGAACCATACGTTTGAGGTGTTCGCCATCGAGGCCGACCCGGCGTTCCACCCTGAGTATGCCACAAGGAAGGGTGTCACATTGCTTCCGTATGCCGCCTGGGTCAAGAATGAGACGCTCAGCTTTGAGATCAATGGTGATCCTGGGAAGGAGGATGAGGCTAAGGCCAATGGCCGTGGCATGGGGCGCATCCGTCCCACTGCCGGTAAGAAGATGTCCGGGAAGGTGCGGAGTGTGCCGGCGTTTGATTTTGCCGAGTGGTTGAAGCAGACGGTGTCGGAACAGGACtatgtggtgatgaagatggatgtGGAGGGCactgagtttgacctgatcccaaGGCTTTTCGACACGGGCGCGATTTGCTTGGTCGACGAGGTGTTCCTCGAGTGCCATTACAACCGGTGGCAAAAGTGCTGCCCTGGCGAGCGGTCGCCCAAGTATCAGAACACCTACGAGGAGTGTTTGGAGCTGTTTAGCTCGCTCCGGGAGAGCGGTGTTCTTGTGCATCAGTGGTTTTGA